Proteins from a single region of Pseudomonas ekonensis:
- the bkdR gene encoding Bkd operon transcriptional regulator BkdR, with product MRKLDRTDIGILNSLQENARITNADLARSVNLSPTPCFNRVKAMEELGVIREQVTLLDADLLGLHVNVFIHVSLEKQVEEALQHFEEAISDRPEVMECYLMAGDPDYLIRVLVPTIQSLERFMMDFLTKVPGVANIRSSFALKQVRYKTALPLPANGLTLGN from the coding sequence ATGCGCAAACTGGACCGTACCGACATCGGCATTCTCAACAGCCTTCAGGAGAATGCGCGCATCACCAACGCCGACCTCGCCCGTTCGGTCAACCTGTCGCCGACGCCGTGCTTCAACCGGGTCAAGGCGATGGAGGAACTGGGGGTGATCCGCGAGCAGGTGACCCTGCTCGACGCCGATCTTTTGGGCCTGCACGTCAACGTGTTCATCCATGTGAGCCTGGAGAAGCAGGTGGAGGAGGCCTTGCAGCATTTCGAAGAGGCGATCTCGGACCGCCCCGAAGTGATGGAGTGCTACCTGATGGCCGGCGACCCGGACTACCTGATCCGGGTGCTGGTGCCGACGATCCAGTCGCTGGAGCGCTTCATGATGGACTTTCTGACCAAGGTGCCGGGGGTGGCCAACATCCGCTCAAGCTTTGCGCTCAAGCAGGTGCGCTACAAGACCGCGCTGCCGCTGCCGGCGAACGGTCTGACGCTGGGCAATTAG
- a CDS encoding MBL fold metallo-hydrolase codes for MPALIEAFLDPASSTYSYVVYEADGGQCAIVDPVLDYDGAAGRTCTAQADRIIAFVRAHGLQVQWLLETHAHADHLSAAPYLRRELGGKIAIGQAISKVQDVFKALFNLEPEFRADGSQFDHLFAPGESFMIGRLKATALHVPGHTPADMAYLIDGEQILVGDTLFMPDVGTARCDFPGGDAHQLFKSIHKLLAFPAGVKLYVCHDYPPAGRGPQCQTTVGEQRRSNIHVHDGIDEAAFVEMRTRRDAGLGMPTLLLPAIQVNVRAGNLPPAEGNGVTYLKIPINQV; via the coding sequence ATGCCCGCACTGATTGAAGCCTTCCTCGACCCCGCCTCCTCGACCTACAGCTACGTGGTCTACGAGGCCGACGGCGGCCAGTGCGCGATCGTCGATCCGGTGCTCGACTACGACGGCGCCGCCGGCCGCACCTGCACCGCCCAGGCCGACAGGATCATCGCCTTCGTCCGCGCCCATGGCCTGCAAGTGCAATGGCTGCTGGAAACCCACGCCCACGCCGACCACCTCTCCGCCGCGCCGTACCTGCGCCGGGAGCTGGGCGGCAAGATCGCCATCGGCCAGGCGATCAGCAAGGTGCAGGACGTGTTCAAGGCGCTGTTCAACCTGGAGCCGGAATTCCGCGCCGACGGCTCGCAGTTCGATCACCTGTTCGCTCCCGGCGAGTCGTTCATGATCGGCCGCCTCAAGGCCACCGCCCTGCACGTCCCCGGCCACACCCCGGCGGACATGGCCTACCTGATCGACGGCGAACAGATCCTGGTGGGCGATACCCTGTTCATGCCGGACGTGGGCACCGCCCGCTGCGACTTCCCCGGCGGCGACGCCCATCAATTGTTCAAGTCGATCCACAAGCTGCTGGCCTTCCCCGCCGGCGTGAAACTCTACGTCTGCCACGACTACCCGCCGGCCGGCCGCGGCCCGCAGTGCCAGACCACCGTCGGCGAACAGCGCAGAAGCAACATCCATGTGCACGACGGCATCGATGAGGCCGCGTTCGTCGAGATGCGCACCCGGCGCGACGCCGGGCTGGGCATGCCGACGCTGCTGCTGCCGGCGATCCAGGTGAACGTGCGGGCGGGGAACCTGCCGCCGGCCGAAGGCAACGGCGTGACGTACCTGAAGATCCCGATCAACCAGGTCTAA
- a CDS encoding ArsR/SmtB family transcription factor codes for MQSSLTECEVAQLRASASKACSLLKALANEDRLLILCQLTQGERNVGDLEKMTGVRQPTLSQQLGILRDEGLVATRREGKYIFYGLASHEVIQVMKTLSGLYCGAVLKSWEQPAAQ; via the coding sequence ATGCAATCCAGTCTGACCGAATGTGAAGTCGCCCAACTGCGGGCGTCGGCCTCCAAGGCCTGTTCGCTGCTCAAGGCCCTGGCCAACGAGGATCGGCTGTTGATCCTCTGCCAGTTGACCCAGGGCGAGCGCAACGTCGGCGACCTGGAGAAAATGACCGGCGTGCGTCAGCCGACCCTGTCCCAGCAATTGGGCATCCTGCGCGATGAAGGGCTGGTCGCGACCCGCCGTGAAGGCAAGTACATTTTCTACGGCCTCGCCAGTCACGAAGTGATCCAGGTGATGAAAACCCTCTCGGGCCTGTACTGCGGCGCGGTGCTCAAGAGCTGGGAACAACCCGCCGCCCAATAA
- a CDS encoding NAD(P)/FAD-dependent oxidoreductase — protein MNDQHWGPSISADIVVIGGGTAGIGFVASLLKRDPTLSVTVIEPGTHHYYQPAWTLVGGGAYDVKDTARPMTSVLPRQATWVQALVTRVDPDKRQLTLNDDRTVSYRNLIVCPGLRLAWEKIEGLQESLGRHGVTSNYSYQHAAYTWEQVRNLRGGKALFTQPAMPIKCAGAPQKALYLSCDHWLRSSVLNGIDVEFNLAGPALFGVPTFVPPLMKYIEKYNARLAFNSNLVKVDGPAKTAWFEVKDADGNVTRQAKSFDLLHAVPPQVAPDFIAQSPLADAAGWCEVDPHTLQHPRYPEVFGLGDICSTTNAKTAAAVRKQVVVVAQNLLALRKGQPLPLKYDGYGSCPLTVEKGKVILAEFGYGGKLLPTFALDPTVPRRSAWWLKATLLPWFYWNGMLKGREWLTGLSRVD, from the coding sequence ATGAACGACCAACACTGGGGCCCATCCATCAGTGCGGACATCGTGGTCATCGGCGGCGGAACGGCCGGCATCGGTTTCGTCGCCAGCCTGCTCAAGCGTGACCCGACCCTGAGCGTCACCGTGATCGAACCGGGCACCCACCATTACTACCAACCGGCGTGGACGCTGGTCGGCGGCGGCGCCTACGACGTGAAGGACACCGCGCGGCCGATGACGTCGGTGCTGCCGCGCCAGGCGACCTGGGTGCAGGCCCTGGTGACCCGCGTCGATCCGGACAAGCGTCAGCTCACCCTCAACGACGACCGCACCGTCAGCTACCGCAACCTGATCGTCTGCCCCGGACTGCGCCTGGCCTGGGAGAAGATCGAAGGCTTGCAGGAAAGCCTCGGCCGGCACGGCGTCACCTCCAACTACAGTTATCAGCACGCGGCCTACACCTGGGAGCAGGTGCGGAACCTGCGTGGCGGCAAGGCGCTGTTCACCCAGCCGGCGATGCCGATCAAGTGCGCCGGCGCGCCGCAGAAGGCGTTGTACCTGTCGTGCGATCACTGGCTCAGGTCCTCGGTGCTGAACGGCATCGACGTGGAGTTCAACCTGGCCGGGCCTGCCCTGTTCGGCGTGCCGACCTTCGTGCCGCCGTTGATGAAGTACATCGAGAAGTACAACGCCCGGCTGGCGTTCAATTCGAACCTGGTGAAGGTGGACGGCCCGGCGAAGACCGCGTGGTTCGAAGTCAAGGACGCCGACGGCAACGTCACCCGCCAGGCGAAATCCTTCGACCTGCTGCACGCCGTACCGCCGCAGGTAGCCCCGGACTTCATCGCGCAAAGCCCCCTGGCGGACGCGGCCGGCTGGTGCGAGGTCGACCCGCACACGCTGCAGCATCCGCGCTATCCCGAGGTGTTCGGCCTGGGCGACATCTGCAGCACCACCAACGCCAAGACCGCCGCGGCGGTGCGCAAGCAGGTCGTGGTGGTCGCGCAGAACCTGCTAGCCCTGCGCAAGGGCCAGCCGCTGCCGCTCAAGTACGACGGCTACGGTTCGTGCCCGCTGACGGTGGAGAAGGGCAAGGTGATCCTCGCCGAGTTCGGCTACGGCGGCAAACTGCTGCCGACCTTCGCCCTCGACCCGACCGTGCCGCGCCGTTCCGCGTGGTGGCTGAAGGCGACGTTGCTGCCGTGGTTCTACTGGAACGGCATGCTCAAGGGCCGCGAATGGCTGACCGGCCTGTCCAGAGTCGATTAA
- a CDS encoding sulfite exporter TauE/SafE family protein: MLLASLFGVVMGLILGLTGAGGGILAVPALVLGLGWSMTQAAPVALFAVGSAAAVGAIDGLRHGLVRYRAALLIAALGAVFSPLGIYFAHQLPEKILMILFSLLMVMVAARMLRRERKEEGPSDHGHASWGQKNCMLNQQTGRLAWTAKCTATLAALGAVTGVVSGLLGVGGGFLIVPAFKQLTDVQMRGIVATSLMVISLISAIGVAGAFHAGVRIDHVGAAFIVASIGGMIIGRKLCYLVPARALQVGFAGVCLVVAAYMMLRA, translated from the coding sequence ATGTTGCTGGCAAGTCTGTTTGGTGTGGTGATGGGGCTGATCCTCGGCCTGACCGGCGCGGGCGGCGGGATTCTCGCCGTGCCCGCGCTGGTGCTGGGGTTGGGCTGGAGCATGACGCAGGCGGCGCCGGTGGCGCTGTTCGCGGTGGGCAGCGCGGCGGCGGTCGGCGCCATCGACGGCTTGCGCCACGGACTGGTGCGCTACCGTGCGGCGCTGCTGATCGCGGCGCTGGGGGCGGTGTTTTCGCCGCTGGGCATCTATTTCGCCCATCAGTTGCCGGAGAAGATCCTGATGATCCTCTTCAGCCTGCTGATGGTGATGGTGGCCGCGCGCATGCTGCGCCGCGAACGCAAGGAAGAGGGGCCGAGCGACCACGGCCATGCCAGTTGGGGGCAGAAGAACTGCATGCTCAACCAGCAGACCGGACGGCTGGCCTGGACCGCCAAATGCACCGCGACCCTCGCGGCGCTGGGGGCGGTGACCGGTGTGGTGTCGGGGCTGCTCGGCGTCGGCGGCGGTTTTCTGATCGTACCGGCGTTCAAGCAACTGACCGATGTGCAGATGCGCGGCATCGTCGCCACGTCGCTGATGGTGATCAGCCTGATCTCCGCCATCGGCGTGGCCGGTGCGTTCCACGCCGGGGTGCGGATCGATCACGTGGGCGCGGCGTTCATCGTCGCCAGCATCGGCGGCATGATCATCGGCCGCAAACTCTGCTACCTGGTGCCGGCGCGGGCCTTGCAGGTGGGGTTCGCCGGGGTCTGCCTGGTGGTGGCGGCCTACATGATGCTGCGGGCCTGA
- a CDS encoding polysaccharide deacetylase family protein, with protein sequence MTTSSRRRSPRPLKSLLAAALLLPALAFAQERPWPDGSQLVISVSMQFETGGQPEGAESPFSGSPLPKGYPDLPAQTWFDYGYKEGLWRMLDLWDRTGIKVTSHVVGEAALKHPELAKAIAERGHEVAAHGIRWADSYNMNYAQEKQFIGDGVAAVEKITGQRSVGYNANWLRRSPNTLKVLQDLNFTYHIDDVSRDEPFVTRVRGRKFAVVPYTLRNNDIVLVEGRYFSAEQFYQQLVLEFDRLYAEGAEKRRMMSVSLHDRIGGTPAMVEAMERFIRYAQSHPKVSFMRKDRIAQIVLTEKDPLIDDSEAAYNH encoded by the coding sequence ATGACCACGTCCAGCCGTCGACGCTCCCCGCGTCCGTTAAAAAGCCTTTTGGCCGCCGCCCTGTTGCTGCCCGCCCTCGCCTTCGCCCAGGAACGCCCCTGGCCGGACGGCTCGCAGCTGGTGATATCGGTGTCGATGCAATTCGAGACCGGCGGCCAGCCGGAAGGCGCCGAAAGCCCGTTCTCCGGCAGCCCGCTGCCCAAGGGCTACCCCGACCTGCCGGCGCAGACCTGGTTCGACTACGGCTACAAGGAAGGCCTGTGGCGGATGCTCGACCTGTGGGACCGCACCGGCATCAAGGTCACCTCCCACGTGGTCGGCGAAGCGGCGCTCAAGCACCCGGAACTGGCCAAGGCCATCGCCGAGCGCGGCCACGAAGTGGCGGCCCACGGCATTCGCTGGGCCGATTCCTACAACATGAACTACGCCCAGGAGAAGCAGTTCATCGGCGACGGCGTGGCCGCCGTGGAGAAAATCACCGGCCAGCGCTCGGTGGGCTACAACGCCAACTGGCTGCGGCGCAGCCCCAATACGCTGAAGGTGCTGCAGGACCTGAACTTCACCTACCACATCGACGACGTCAGCCGCGACGAACCGTTCGTGACGAGGGTGCGCGGCCGCAAGTTCGCCGTGGTGCCGTACACCCTGCGCAACAACGACATCGTGCTGGTCGAGGGCCGGTACTTCTCCGCCGAGCAGTTCTACCAGCAACTGGTGCTGGAGTTCGACCGCCTCTACGCCGAGGGCGCGGAGAAACGGCGGATGATGTCGGTGAGCCTGCACGACCGCATCGGCGGCACCCCGGCGATGGTCGAGGCCATGGAGCGCTTCATCCGTTACGCCCAGTCCCATCCGAAGGTGAGCTTCATGCGCAAGGACCGGATCGCGCAGATCGTGCTGACCGAAAAGGATCCGCTGATCGACGACAGCGAAGCGGCCTATAACCACTGA
- a CDS encoding MFS transporter: protein MDHYAPRNWQPHEKPSLPGSPSTPLHSNPKRLAYALVGLLVALTGGLGNSLVVANLPYLQGALGATTAEMAWLPAAYVMTNVSMNLLLVKFRQQFGLRAFTEVFLVLYALVTFGHLFVNDLSSAIAVRAAHGMVGAALSSLGLYYMVQAFPAKWRMKALVLGLGASQLALPLARLFSEDLLQIAEWRGLYLFEMGMALLSLGCVLMLKLPPGDRFRTFEPLDFLTFAILASGVALLCAVLSLGRIDWWLEARWIGIALAAAIVLILAGLAIEHNRSNPMLMTRWLGSGVMIRLALAVILIRMVTSEQSTGAVGFMQNLNMSSQQLHSLYVVMLIGSIAGLLTSALTIDPKHLIMPLIISLALMATGSVMDSYSNNLTRPQNLYFSQFLLAFGSTFFLGPTMVLGTRNVLTNPRNLVSFSVLFGICNNLGGLIGAALLGTFQIAREKFHSSHIVDQLVLANPQVAARVQGGGSAVGSLIADPGLRNLQGIRSLANAATREANILAYNDVFMLIAVIAVLTLIWISVRALWLVCTTRTVTPTPSVPSSGASSS from the coding sequence ATGGATCACTACGCCCCGCGCAACTGGCAGCCCCACGAGAAGCCCAGCCTGCCGGGTTCCCCCTCGACGCCGCTGCACTCCAACCCCAAGCGCCTGGCCTATGCGCTGGTGGGGCTGCTGGTGGCGTTGACCGGCGGGCTGGGCAATTCGCTGGTGGTCGCCAACCTGCCTTACCTGCAAGGCGCGCTCGGCGCGACCACGGCGGAGATGGCCTGGCTGCCGGCGGCGTACGTGATGACCAACGTGTCCATGAACCTGCTGCTGGTGAAGTTCCGCCAGCAGTTCGGCCTGCGGGCGTTCACCGAGGTGTTCCTGGTGCTGTATGCGCTGGTGACCTTCGGCCACCTGTTCGTCAACGACCTCAGTTCGGCGATTGCGGTGCGCGCCGCCCACGGCATGGTCGGCGCGGCGCTCAGTTCCCTGGGCCTGTATTACATGGTGCAGGCGTTCCCGGCCAAGTGGCGGATGAAGGCGCTGGTGCTGGGTTTGGGGGCCTCGCAACTGGCCTTGCCGCTGGCGCGGCTGTTTTCCGAAGACCTTTTGCAGATCGCCGAATGGCGCGGTCTGTACCTGTTCGAAATGGGCATGGCGCTGCTGTCGCTGGGCTGCGTGCTGATGCTCAAGCTGCCGCCGGGCGACCGCTTCCGCACCTTCGAACCGCTGGATTTTCTCACCTTCGCCATCCTCGCCAGCGGCGTGGCGCTGCTCTGCGCCGTGCTGTCGCTGGGGCGGATCGACTGGTGGCTGGAGGCGCGCTGGATCGGCATCGCCCTGGCCGCCGCCATCGTACTGATCCTGGCGGGCCTGGCCATCGAGCACAACCGCAGCAACCCGATGCTGATGACCCGCTGGCTCGGCAGCGGGGTGATGATCCGCCTGGCCCTGGCGGTGATCCTGATCCGCATGGTCACCTCGGAGCAGTCCACCGGCGCCGTGGGGTTCATGCAGAACCTGAACATGAGCAGCCAGCAGCTGCACAGCCTGTACGTGGTGATGCTGATCGGCAGCATCGCCGGGCTGCTCACCAGCGCGCTGACCATCGATCCCAAGCACCTGATCATGCCTTTGATCATTTCCCTGGCGCTGATGGCCACCGGCTCGGTGATGGACAGCTACTCGAACAACCTGACCCGCCCGCAGAACCTTTATTTCAGCCAGTTCCTGCTGGCGTTCGGCAGTACCTTTTTCCTCGGGCCGACCATGGTGCTGGGCACCCGCAACGTGCTGACCAACCCACGCAACCTGGTGAGCTTTTCGGTGCTGTTCGGGATCTGCAACAACCTCGGCGGCCTGATCGGCGCGGCGTTGCTGGGCACCTTCCAGATCGCGCGCGAGAAGTTCCATTCCAGCCATATCGTCGACCAACTGGTGCTGGCCAATCCTCAGGTGGCCGCCCGTGTGCAGGGCGGCGGCTCGGCGGTGGGCTCGCTGATCGCCGACCCCGGCCTGCGCAACCTGCAAGGCATCCGCAGCCTGGCCAACGCCGCCACCCGTGAAGCCAACATCCTGGCCTACAACGATGTGTTCATGCTGATCGCTGTGATCGCGGTGCTGACCCTGATCTGGATTTCCGTCCGCGCGCTGTGGCTGGTCTGCACCACCCGAACCGTCACCCCCACGCCTTCCGTCCCTTCCAGCGGTGCCTCTTCTTCATGA
- a CDS encoding HlyD family secretion protein, whose translation MTEPTVTTNAIAATPEGVAPPSSPNTEPRPLRVRIISSLGFAAIALVGVLIVLYAWQLPPFSSAVETTENALVRGQVTIIGPQLSGYVYEVPVQDFQFVKEGDLLVRLDDRIYKQRLDQSLAQLAVQKAALANVVQQRNSAEATIKLRQAALADSEAQARKSGADLARNKALVSDGSVSRRELDVTLAASAQTTASVAQAKANLEIARQDLQTVIVNRGSLEAAVASAEAAVQLARIDLSNTRITAPRDGQLGQIGVRLGAYVNSGAQLMALVPNQKWVIANLKETQMDNVRVGQPATFTVDALNHRKFTGRVQHVSPGTGSEFALLQADNATGNFVKIAQRVPVRITIDPDQQESERLRPGMSVVVSIDTAAGDTQPH comes from the coding sequence ATGACCGAACCGACCGTCACCACCAACGCCATTGCCGCCACGCCCGAGGGTGTGGCGCCGCCGTCGTCGCCCAACACCGAACCGCGCCCGCTGCGGGTGCGGATCATCTCGTCGCTGGGATTCGCCGCCATCGCTCTGGTCGGCGTGCTGATCGTGCTGTACGCCTGGCAGTTGCCGCCGTTCAGCAGCGCCGTCGAAACCACCGAGAACGCCCTGGTGCGCGGGCAGGTGACGATCATCGGCCCGCAGCTCAGCGGCTACGTGTACGAAGTGCCGGTGCAGGACTTCCAGTTCGTCAAGGAAGGCGACCTGCTGGTGCGCCTGGACGACCGCATCTACAAGCAGCGGCTGGACCAGTCGCTGGCGCAGCTGGCGGTGCAGAAGGCCGCGCTGGCCAACGTGGTGCAGCAGCGCAACAGTGCCGAGGCGACCATCAAGCTGCGCCAGGCGGCGCTGGCCGACAGCGAGGCCCAGGCGCGCAAGAGCGGGGCGGACCTGGCGCGCAACAAGGCGCTGGTGAGCGACGGTTCGGTGTCCCGGCGCGAGCTGGACGTGACCCTCGCCGCCAGTGCCCAGACCACCGCGTCGGTGGCCCAGGCCAAGGCCAACCTGGAGATCGCCCGGCAGGACCTGCAGACGGTGATCGTCAACCGCGGCTCCCTGGAAGCGGCGGTGGCCAGCGCCGAGGCGGCGGTGCAACTGGCGCGGATCGATTTGTCCAACACCCGCATCACCGCTCCCCGTGACGGCCAGCTGGGGCAGATCGGCGTGCGCCTCGGCGCCTACGTCAACTCCGGCGCGCAATTGATGGCGCTGGTGCCGAACCAGAAATGGGTGATCGCCAACCTCAAGGAAACCCAGATGGACAACGTGCGGGTCGGCCAGCCGGCGACCTTCACCGTCGATGCGCTGAACCACCGCAAGTTCACCGGCCGGGTGCAGCATGTGTCGCCGGGCACCGGCTCCGAGTTCGCCCTGTTGCAGGCCGACAACGCCACCGGCAACTTCGTGAAGATCGCCCAGCGGGTGCCGGTGCGCATCACCATTGACCCCGACCAGCAGGAGAGCGAGCGGCTGCGGCCGGGCATGTCGGTGGTGGTGAGCATCGACACGGCGGCGGGGGATACCCAGCCGCACTGA
- the copD gene encoding copper homeostasis membrane protein CopD, with translation MAEALVLCRFLHFTVVLTLFGAWLFRPLLLKGDAADADLRAGRWLAGLALVSGVVWALLVTASMAGSLAAAFDPQTLALVSGQTFFGQVWRWHLLLNAALLALLFTPWRTRRPLRLGLAVLLLATLAPVGHGAMFDGLHGQLLILNQIVHLTCVGAWLGGLLVLAVVLRRPETAIAPVLRRFSGIGYGLVAGLLVTGLINVRALTGQWWPTPLFTGFALILLIKALLVLGMLGLALFNRLRIKDCERRAGALRRSVTLEWLLGIGAVAAVSLLGTLPPMVAA, from the coding sequence ATGGCCGAAGCGTTGGTGCTGTGCCGGTTCCTGCATTTCACCGTGGTGCTGACGCTGTTCGGGGCCTGGCTGTTCCGGCCGTTGCTGCTCAAGGGTGATGCGGCGGACGCGGACCTGCGCGCCGGCCGCTGGCTGGCGGGCCTGGCCCTGGTCAGCGGCGTCGTCTGGGCGCTGCTGGTCACCGCGAGCATGGCCGGTTCGCTGGCGGCGGCGTTCGATCCGCAGACGTTGGCGCTGGTGTCGGGCCAAACGTTCTTCGGCCAGGTCTGGCGCTGGCACCTGTTGCTCAACGCCGCGCTGCTGGCGCTGCTGTTCACGCCCTGGCGCACGCGCCGGCCTTTGCGCCTGGGCCTCGCCGTCCTGCTGCTGGCGACGCTGGCGCCGGTCGGCCACGGCGCCATGTTCGACGGCTTGCACGGGCAACTGCTGATCCTCAACCAGATCGTTCACCTGACCTGCGTCGGCGCCTGGCTCGGCGGGCTGCTGGTGCTGGCGGTCGTCCTGCGCCGGCCGGAAACCGCCATCGCGCCGGTGCTGCGGCGTTTCAGCGGCATCGGCTATGGCTTGGTAGCGGGATTGCTGGTCACCGGCCTGATCAACGTGCGGGCGCTGACCGGCCAGTGGTGGCCGACGCCGCTGTTCACGGGCTTCGCCCTGATCCTGCTGATCAAGGCGCTGCTGGTGCTCGGCATGCTGGGGCTGGCGCTGTTCAACCGCCTGCGGATCAAGGACTGCGAACGGCGGGCCGGTGCCCTCAGGCGCAGCGTGACGCTGGAATGGCTGCTGGGGATCGGCGCGGTGGCCGCGGTGTCATTGCTTGGCACCCTGCCGCCGATGGTCGCCGCCTGA
- the copC gene encoding copper homeostasis periplasmic binding protein CopC, translating to MSMKTLLTAGALLASLTASQAFAHAHLKSQVPAADSTVAAPTELRLEFSEGVEAAFTKVTVSRDGAPVAVKPLTTEGDKKTLIVTPQAPLTAGEYKVEWHAVSVDTHKSEGAYRFKVGQ from the coding sequence ATGTCGATGAAAACCCTGCTGACCGCCGGCGCCCTGCTGGCATCGCTGACCGCCTCTCAGGCGTTCGCCCACGCCCACCTCAAATCCCAGGTGCCGGCCGCCGACAGCACCGTCGCCGCGCCGACGGAACTGCGCCTTGAGTTTTCCGAAGGCGTCGAGGCCGCGTTCACCAAAGTCACGGTGAGCCGCGACGGCGCGCCGGTGGCGGTCAAGCCGTTGACCACCGAAGGCGACAAGAAGACCTTGATCGTCACCCCGCAGGCGCCGCTGACCGCCGGCGAATACAAGGTCGAATGGCACGCGGTGTCGGTCGACACGCACAAGAGCGAAGGCGCCTATCGGTTCAAGGTCGGCCAATAG
- a CDS encoding GNAT family N-acetyltransferase, producing the protein MNIRQRIAADDPALAALWERSVRATHAFLPEDDIQRLFPLVRDTYLPALDVWVFENPDRSPAGFIATDEDTVQMLFIDPAQRGQGIGRRLLDHVRRPRLKVDVNEQNPQAHGFYRHYGFEDIGRSETDGEGRPFPVIHMRLKAD; encoded by the coding sequence GTGAACATTCGCCAACGCATCGCTGCAGACGATCCCGCCCTCGCCGCCCTGTGGGAACGCTCGGTGCGCGCCACCCACGCCTTCCTGCCCGAAGACGACATCCAGCGGCTGTTCCCGCTGGTGCGCGACACCTACCTGCCGGCCCTGGACGTGTGGGTGTTCGAGAACCCCGACCGCAGCCCGGCCGGCTTCATCGCGACCGATGAGGACACCGTGCAGATGCTGTTCATCGACCCGGCGCAGCGCGGCCAGGGCATCGGCCGTCGCCTGCTCGACCATGTCCGGCGCCCGCGGCTCAAGGTCGACGTCAACGAACAGAATCCCCAGGCCCACGGCTTCTACCGGCACTACGGTTTCGAAGACATCGGCCGCTCGGAGACCGACGGCGAAGGCCGGCCGTTTCCGGTCATTCACATGCGCCTGAAGGCCGACTGA
- a CDS encoding TetR/AcrR family transcriptional regulator — protein MGNHKIGIRRSNVEKILLAAEKVFAEKGFGGTAMADIAAEVQLPRSNLHYYFSTKGELYSAVLLDLLDVWKQDALCFEMFDDPRVVLSSYIRAKMNHSRSRPYGSKVWANEIIHGAPTLGEALDASLYDWAKMKEAKIRQWVEDKRILPVEPSSLLYMIWASTQHYADFDHQVNILNEHQPLSDMQFERAVQTVTGVILRGIGLEP, from the coding sequence ATGGGCAATCACAAGATCGGAATCCGCCGCAGTAACGTCGAGAAGATCCTGTTGGCGGCGGAAAAGGTGTTCGCCGAAAAAGGCTTCGGCGGCACGGCCATGGCCGACATCGCCGCCGAAGTGCAACTGCCGCGCTCCAACCTGCATTACTACTTCAGCACCAAGGGCGAGCTGTACAGCGCAGTGCTGCTGGACCTGCTGGACGTGTGGAAGCAGGACGCGCTGTGCTTCGAGATGTTCGACGACCCGCGCGTGGTGCTCAGCAGCTACATCCGCGCCAAGATGAACCACTCGCGCAGCCGCCCCTACGGCTCCAAGGTCTGGGCCAACGAGATCATCCACGGCGCGCCGACCCTGGGCGAGGCGCTGGACGCCAGCCTGTACGACTGGGCAAAGATGAAGGAAGCCAAGATCCGCCAATGGGTGGAGGACAAGCGCATCCTCCCGGTGGAGCCGTCGAGCCTGCTGTACATGATCTGGGCGTCGACCCAGCACTACGCCGACTTCGACCATCAGGTGAACATTCTCAACGAGCACCAGCCGCTGTCGGACATGCAGTTCGAGCGGGCGGTGCAGACGGTGACCGGGGTGATCCTGCGGGGGATCGGGCTGGAGCCCTGA